One genomic window of Boudabousia tangfeifanii includes the following:
- a CDS encoding class I SAM-dependent methyltransferase, with amino-acid sequence MKESKLNNPYLLATEEYNQVRPNYPDELITLIAAQAEYLPGEILEVGAGTGRLTKDLLTFSKVTALEPSAPMRSKLATLAGEQLTIVPTTLEDSNFPQASFSQIIFSQSWHWCNPQITVEKIRSYLQPSGTILVVFNQLDVSIPWVKRLTRIMRSGDVHKLSKPPALGEEFSPVLGHAIPFTQELTFEQVMTLGRTRSSYLKSTSANQQKMQQNLKWYLEDHLGIPTSSTIKLPYHCLVFAGQR; translated from the coding sequence ATGAAAGAGTCTAAGCTAAATAATCCATATTTACTGGCTACAGAGGAATACAATCAAGTACGTCCTAACTACCCAGATGAACTTATAACCCTAATTGCTGCGCAAGCAGAATATCTACCAGGAGAAATACTGGAAGTCGGAGCCGGAACCGGACGCTTAACAAAGGATCTCCTGACTTTTTCTAAAGTTACGGCCCTTGAGCCATCTGCTCCGATGCGTAGTAAGCTTGCGACGCTAGCTGGTGAACAACTAACCATTGTTCCTACTACCTTGGAAGATTCAAATTTCCCCCAGGCTTCGTTTTCCCAGATAATTTTTAGTCAATCTTGGCATTGGTGTAATCCCCAGATTACCGTTGAGAAGATTAGGTCTTATCTACAACCTAGCGGCACTATCTTAGTCGTGTTTAATCAGCTTGATGTTTCTATTCCGTGGGTGAAGCGTCTGACTAGGATCATGCGTTCTGGAGATGTTCATAAACTGTCAAAACCTCCAGCATTAGGTGAAGAGTTTTCTCCCGTCCTCGGGCATGCCATTCCTTTTACGCAAGAATTGACCTTTGAGCAAGTAATGACTCTAGGCAGGACTCGGTCATCTTATCTGAAGTCGACGAGTGCTAACCAACAAAAAATGCAGCAGAACTTGAAATGGTATTTAGAAGACCATCTGGGAATTCCTACTAGCTCGACAATTAAGTTGCCATATCATTGCTTAGTCTTTGCCGGACAACGATGA
- a CDS encoding DUF6541 family protein — MFALSFFQLLFWLFAPGLVLALFLRLPAKLVYPFILPGSVASLALVAIASTFIPGLYRPYIIPFALVPVWVIAYFLGLWQASQNKFTFTSYHFSDLLQFKTLNVLVAALSGAILFGRVFYRSISPVSITPSLWDLQFHNNLTRYIAETGDASPLTVASFATGSPRAINGFYPNGLAFVSALLGKNNVMLAVNLTETIMVAAFGAGLVLLAARMFQSSPLIPWLMVVTMPFFLTFAAKLHATGGRWAYGFGFALTPWVFLLFFNTWEWLNEKRNASTFLTSTITTLAAVLALALGHAAALYLIGFFVIPWTLSLVWQQRKDLTGMAYAGVTVLFSSLITVGLLVYGLRNVGAIKYPQLSLARRALWEGFSAGEMSRWYSGAPEIGSKVVLVLVVLSLIALAFNGPRWLIFSYLLAVAFYFAAVYIEVPYYFLLHPLYNDRTRTASLLSLAGPLLIVGGINAWSQIISSLVKSDSEKPAHAISPLLIISSILCVVSAGALYTEHPDLRNKERFDIVHNAARVENANLVNEPEVELWKKFAQEHPHAGLIGHPSTGSPLIYAATGLKVFPRYTSLVLNHDELELLRHIGDRPLAPKYCELAKKLGVEYIYADSEKYRGGNTGNKSEYTSLDALLENPDQMSVVESGDGVTIYHLDQCSK, encoded by the coding sequence ATGTTTGCCTTATCTTTTTTCCAGTTACTATTTTGGCTGTTCGCTCCTGGACTAGTATTAGCTCTATTCCTCAGGTTGCCAGCGAAGCTTGTTTACCCATTTATCTTACCGGGATCAGTTGCCAGCCTAGCGTTAGTCGCTATTGCGAGTACCTTCATTCCAGGACTTTATCGCCCATATATCATTCCATTTGCGTTAGTTCCGGTTTGGGTAATCGCATACTTTTTGGGTCTTTGGCAAGCATCTCAAAATAAGTTTACTTTTACCAGCTATCATTTTTCTGATTTACTTCAGTTCAAGACACTTAATGTCCTAGTAGCCGCGCTTAGCGGTGCGATCTTATTCGGTCGAGTTTTCTATCGCTCAATTAGTCCGGTTTCTATAACCCCTTCACTCTGGGATCTACAATTCCATAACAATCTAACTCGTTATATCGCAGAAACCGGTGATGCTTCTCCCCTCACGGTCGCCTCATTTGCCACCGGTAGTCCACGAGCAATTAACGGTTTTTACCCAAATGGTTTGGCGTTTGTCAGCGCCTTATTAGGTAAAAATAACGTGATGTTAGCGGTAAACCTGACCGAGACGATAATGGTTGCCGCCTTTGGCGCTGGCTTAGTCCTGTTAGCGGCACGAATGTTTCAAAGCTCTCCTCTGATTCCATGGCTTATGGTTGTTACCATGCCATTTTTCCTTACCTTTGCGGCAAAGCTACACGCCACAGGAGGTCGCTGGGCCTATGGCTTCGGATTTGCGCTCACCCCATGGGTATTCTTGCTCTTTTTTAACACTTGGGAATGGCTGAACGAAAAACGCAATGCCAGCACTTTCTTAACCTCAACTATTACCACGCTAGCAGCAGTTCTAGCGTTAGCTTTAGGGCATGCGGCAGCACTTTATCTCATTGGCTTTTTCGTCATTCCATGGACCCTCTCATTGGTTTGGCAACAAAGAAAAGACCTCACCGGTATGGCCTACGCCGGTGTTACCGTACTTTTCAGTTCTCTCATAACCGTGGGACTCTTAGTGTATGGCTTGAGAAATGTTGGCGCGATTAAGTACCCTCAGTTGTCGTTAGCTAGACGCGCGCTTTGGGAAGGCTTTTCAGCCGGCGAAATGTCTCGTTGGTACTCTGGAGCACCTGAAATTGGCTCTAAAGTAGTCTTGGTGTTAGTGGTACTTTCATTAATAGCACTTGCATTCAACGGTCCACGATGGCTGATCTTTAGCTACCTACTAGCAGTCGCCTTCTATTTCGCTGCGGTTTACATCGAAGTACCTTACTATTTCTTGCTTCATCCGCTCTACAATGATCGCACCAGGACTGCCTCCTTGCTATCACTAGCAGGTCCCCTACTTATCGTGGGTGGGATTAACGCTTGGAGCCAAATCATTTCTAGCTTGGTCAAGTCTGATTCAGAAAAACCTGCACATGCGATTTCTCCTCTGCTTATTATCTCCTCGATTCTATGCGTTGTTTCAGCGGGAGCTTTATATACCGAACACCCAGATCTTCGAAATAAAGAGCGATTCGATATCGTTCATAATGCAGCTCGAGTCGAAAATGCCAATTTGGTAAATGAACCAGAGGTCGAGCTATGGAAAAAGTTCGCTCAGGAGCACCCTCACGCCGGCCTGATTGGGCATCCTTCCACCGGTAGCCCATTAATCTACGCTGCTACCGGTCTAAAGGTATTCCCACGTTACACCTCACTGGTTTTAAATCACGATGAGCTTGAGTTGCTCCGCCACATTGGAGACCGACCACTTGCTCCTAAATATTGCGAGTTAGCGAAAAAACTAGGGGTAGAGTACATCTATGCTGATTCGGAGAAATACCGTGGTGGAAATACTGGAAATAAGAGTGAATACACCAGTCTTGATGCTCTGCTAGAAAACCCCGATCAGATGAGCGTCGTTGAATCAGGAGATGGAGTGACAATCTACCATCTAGATCAATGCTCGAAATAA
- the rpmE gene encoding 50S ribosomal protein L31, whose amino-acid sequence MKKGIHPEYVPTHVTCTCGNEFDTRSTLTSGQMRVDVCSACHPFYTGKQKIMDTGGRVARFEARYGKRKK is encoded by the coding sequence ATGAAAAAGGGTATCCACCCAGAGTACGTGCCTACTCACGTAACTTGTACTTGTGGCAACGAGTTCGATACTCGTTCTACCTTGACCTCCGGTCAGATGCGCGTAGACGTCTGCTCTGCCTGCCACCCGTTCTACACTGGCAAGCAGAAGATTATGGACACTGGTGGTCGTGTGGCTCGCTTCGAAGCTCGCTACGGTAAGCGCAAGAAGTAG
- the prfA gene encoding peptide chain release factor 1 yields MDNQFAAVKPLLDEYLEVEKQLSDPKVHEDQGLARKLGRRYAELGRIAAAVKRYEGAEGDFKTAAELAEIDDDYAAELPQLESQLEEAKQALLKVLAPRDPDDARDVIMEIKAGEGGDESALFAGDLLRMYTRYAETKGWTVQVLSTTDSDLGGIKDAQLAFKAKGNPAPEEGVWAHLKFEGGVHRVQRVPVTESQGRIHTSAAGVLVMPEVESDDEIVIDPNDLKIDVFRSSGPGGQSVNTTDSAVRITHLPSGIVVSMQDEKSQLQNKEAAMRVLRSRLLAEAQAQRAAEEADMRHSQVRTVDRSERIRTYNFPENRISDHRTGYKAYNLDQVMNGALGPIIDSAMEKDEAERLANAASSN; encoded by the coding sequence ATGGACAACCAATTCGCCGCTGTTAAACCTCTTCTAGATGAATACTTAGAGGTGGAAAAACAACTTTCTGATCCTAAGGTCCACGAAGATCAGGGTTTAGCGCGAAAACTTGGTCGTCGATATGCCGAACTCGGCCGGATTGCCGCTGCAGTTAAGCGCTATGAAGGTGCCGAGGGCGACTTTAAAACTGCTGCCGAACTTGCTGAGATTGATGATGATTATGCCGCAGAGTTACCTCAGCTTGAGAGTCAACTTGAAGAGGCTAAGCAAGCACTATTAAAGGTGTTGGCCCCAAGAGATCCTGATGATGCTCGAGACGTCATTATGGAAATTAAAGCTGGGGAAGGTGGCGATGAATCTGCCCTATTTGCCGGCGATCTGTTGAGGATGTATACCCGATACGCGGAGACCAAAGGCTGGACTGTGCAAGTCTTGTCTACTACTGACTCTGACTTGGGTGGTATTAAAGACGCCCAACTTGCTTTTAAGGCGAAGGGTAATCCAGCACCGGAAGAGGGTGTGTGGGCACATCTTAAGTTTGAAGGTGGCGTCCACCGGGTACAGCGAGTACCGGTGACAGAATCCCAAGGTCGTATCCACACTTCGGCAGCTGGCGTCCTCGTCATGCCAGAAGTTGAAAGTGATGACGAAATCGTAATCGATCCTAATGACCTGAAGATCGATGTCTTCCGTTCATCAGGTCCAGGTGGGCAAAGTGTTAATACCACGGACTCTGCGGTACGTATTACTCACTTGCCGTCTGGAATCGTAGTATCTATGCAAGATGAGAAGTCGCAGTTACAAAATAAAGAAGCTGCGATGCGTGTTTTGCGTTCACGACTCCTAGCGGAGGCACAAGCCCAACGAGCAGCCGAAGAAGCTGATATGCGGCATTCTCAAGTTCGGACGGTAGATCGATCGGAACGAATTCGTACCTACAATTTTCCAGAAAATCGTATTTCTGATCATCGTACTGGTTATAAGGCGTATAACTTGGATCAAGTAATGAATGGTGCTTTAGGGCCAATTATTGATTCCGCCATGGAAAAAGACGAGGCAGAACGACTCGCAAATGCAGCCAGTTCCAACTAA
- the prmC gene encoding peptide chain release factor N(5)-glutamine methyltransferase, translated as MQPVPTNLLLLEWRKWLHTALLPIYGNATAQHVKWLIEWSMGGKSWWQLPNELTVAASKQLESAVSQLLAGEVFQRVIGSTTFRQLDVKIFPNVFIPRPETELLVENAIRKFAATVQLRKAQRAADKPIIVLDLCSGSGVIAISLAKELPELFPNATFKIFAVEKSPEAIAATVENAARNHVEITVLEADIRYGVPGFEAKSVDLIVSNPPYIPPNVDLPQNVLMHDPHLALFGGGEQGMELPAQVIALAAELLVVDGLLLMEHDDTQGEATRHEASKHSFSEIETLPDLNGRDRFLYAKCNKS; from the coding sequence ATGCAGCCAGTTCCAACTAATTTATTACTTCTTGAGTGGAGAAAATGGCTCCATACTGCGCTCCTACCAATTTATGGGAATGCCACTGCTCAGCATGTAAAATGGCTTATTGAGTGGTCTATGGGAGGCAAAAGCTGGTGGCAGCTTCCTAATGAGTTAACTGTCGCCGCTTCAAAACAACTTGAATCCGCGGTTTCTCAGCTGCTCGCTGGAGAAGTATTTCAAAGGGTGATCGGGTCGACTACTTTTCGTCAGCTTGACGTGAAGATTTTTCCAAATGTGTTTATTCCTCGTCCCGAGACTGAACTTCTAGTTGAAAATGCGATACGAAAGTTTGCTGCTACTGTTCAACTAAGAAAAGCACAAAGGGCAGCCGATAAACCGATTATTGTCTTGGATTTATGTAGTGGTTCTGGAGTAATCGCTATTTCGTTGGCAAAAGAACTGCCTGAACTTTTCCCGAATGCTACTTTTAAAATCTTTGCTGTCGAAAAATCTCCTGAGGCGATAGCCGCAACAGTTGAAAATGCGGCTCGTAATCATGTTGAAATTACAGTATTGGAAGCGGACATAAGATACGGCGTACCAGGTTTTGAGGCTAAAAGTGTAGATTTGATTGTCTCTAATCCACCTTATATTCCACCGAACGTAGATTTGCCACAAAACGTTTTGATGCATGATCCTCATTTAGCCTTATTCGGTGGGGGAGAGCAAGGGATGGAGTTACCTGCCCAAGTAATTGCCTTAGCCGCTGAACTCTTAGTAGTGGATGGATTGTTGTTAATGGAGCATGATGACACCCAAGGGGAAGCTACTAGGCATGAAGCTTCAAAGCATTCATTTTCAGAGATTGAAACTTTACCTGATCTCAACGGGCGTGATCGCTTTTTATATGCAAAATGTAATAAGTCATAA
- a CDS encoding L-threonylcarbamoyladenylate synthase, which translates to MNELLYLRTPLTDTQRERIAQIVKSGGLIVVPTDTIYGIGANALDPAAVDRLRAAKGRGRQMPPPVVVDSLESALPLVASSSPILEKLAKDFWPGALSIIVRDNPEAKLDLGDLKGTVALRVPQDDELLELLRITGPLALTSANTTASEPSISCFQAQKYFGSKVSAYVDGGLSPCGIASTMVDITDDHPRIVREGAIPVERVRKSLSEIGVALH; encoded by the coding sequence GTGAATGAACTGCTTTATTTACGAACTCCGTTGACAGATACGCAACGTGAACGAATTGCTCAAATTGTTAAGTCTGGCGGTTTGATTGTTGTTCCTACAGACACGATCTACGGCATTGGGGCTAATGCTTTGGATCCTGCTGCAGTCGATCGTCTCCGAGCAGCGAAGGGCCGAGGACGTCAGATGCCTCCACCCGTCGTGGTTGATAGTCTCGAATCTGCTTTGCCTTTAGTGGCAAGTTCTTCACCAATTTTAGAAAAACTGGCAAAAGATTTTTGGCCTGGTGCCTTAAGCATTATTGTTCGTGATAACCCTGAGGCGAAATTAGACTTAGGTGATCTTAAAGGAACGGTAGCTTTGCGGGTTCCGCAGGACGACGAGCTGCTAGAGTTGCTTCGAATTACAGGTCCGTTGGCGCTAACTAGCGCGAATACCACGGCGTCCGAGCCCTCGATTTCTTGCTTCCAAGCTCAAAAGTATTTTGGTTCCAAAGTAAGTGCTTATGTTGATGGTGGCTTGTCACCATGCGGTATTGCCTCTACTATGGTGGATATTACTGATGATCATCCTCGTATTGTTCGCGAGGGCGCTATTCCAGTTGAACGAGTACGAAAATCGTTATCGGAGATTGGGGTAGCACTTCACTAG
- a CDS encoding glycosyltransferase family 4 protein, with protein sequence MKLYALILLVAVAATAILTPVVRQIALVEGIFLPVRERDVHTVPTPRFGGIAMTAGFVISMLIAAKMPYFADIFADSQAWPLIWGAVAMCLLGAADDRWDLGWLLKFSAQALIVVVMVWNGVVLLTFPIFGGILGSHSISVLATCLIILGTVNAVNFVDGLDGLAAGILAIGAAAFFVYSYFLSRVMNAASYASLASLACVVLVGICAGFLLYNFHPATIFMGDSGAMVLGLLISSVVVIVSGQLDPSALESHSQLWALLPLAMPFAVIFLPMLDMVMAVVRRVGNGKSPFHPDKMHLHHRLLRLGHSHRRTVLLLYLWSAVIALSMASALFLDIYAIWLVLIPLLIIASVATVGFIPQWREKVKHAWKHES encoded by the coding sequence TTGAAACTATATGCATTGATTCTGTTGGTGGCAGTTGCCGCTACAGCTATTCTTACGCCTGTAGTTCGACAAATCGCTCTAGTTGAAGGAATCTTTTTGCCGGTTCGAGAACGCGATGTTCACACTGTGCCAACTCCAAGATTTGGTGGCATTGCAATGACTGCCGGATTCGTAATATCCATGTTAATTGCTGCCAAAATGCCTTATTTTGCTGATATTTTTGCTGATTCACAGGCATGGCCTTTGATTTGGGGTGCCGTCGCAATGTGTTTGCTAGGCGCCGCAGATGATCGTTGGGATCTAGGCTGGTTGCTGAAATTCTCGGCTCAAGCCTTGATTGTAGTCGTAATGGTTTGGAATGGGGTAGTGCTACTTACCTTCCCTATATTTGGGGGAATCCTAGGATCGCATTCTATTTCAGTCCTAGCTACTTGCTTGATTATTCTAGGCACGGTCAACGCGGTAAATTTTGTTGATGGTCTTGATGGGTTAGCTGCTGGTATTTTGGCTATCGGAGCTGCTGCGTTTTTTGTTTATAGTTACTTTCTATCTCGAGTGATGAATGCTGCTTCGTATGCTTCATTAGCCTCATTAGCCTGTGTCGTGCTGGTTGGAATTTGCGCCGGTTTTTTGCTTTACAATTTTCACCCAGCCACTATTTTCATGGGTGATTCGGGAGCTATGGTGTTAGGACTGCTCATATCTTCCGTTGTAGTAATTGTCAGCGGTCAGCTCGATCCTTCAGCTCTGGAATCTCATTCTCAGCTTTGGGCGCTACTTCCTCTGGCGATGCCCTTTGCTGTGATATTTTTGCCTATGCTGGATATGGTAATGGCGGTCGTACGAAGAGTAGGTAACGGCAAGTCGCCATTCCATCCCGACAAGATGCATCTTCATCACCGTTTGCTTCGTTTAGGTCACTCTCACCGGCGTACTGTACTGCTGCTATACCTCTGGTCGGCAGTGATTGCTTTATCGATGGCCTCGGCTCTATTTTTAGACATCTATGCAATTTGGCTGGTATTGATCCCATTATTGATAATCGCGAGTGTTGCGACTGTGGGGTTTATTCCGCAGTGGCGCGAAAAAGTCAAACATGCGTGGAAACATGAAAGCTGA
- the atpB gene encoding F0F1 ATP synthase subunit A, whose amino-acid sequence MIPLEAPELPGMEDFFPEPFLFEGTPFEFNRIMLVRMVAVVFICLLFGIGASRVKLVPGRFQGALEMALQVVRVNVAEAVIESPVLARRYTPALTVIFFGILALNLTGIVPLLHIAGSSVVGVPIVFAVFAYVLFVGAGIRAQGFGHFFKNQLFPPGVPWPIYFLLTPVEAFSTFVVRPATLVIRLLANMIAGHILLALTFFGTHYLLFYASGLLKGVSVLTFGASILVVLLEILVAVVQAFVFSLLTAVYIQLSVSEH is encoded by the coding sequence ATGATTCCACTTGAAGCTCCCGAACTTCCGGGCATGGAAGATTTTTTTCCAGAGCCTTTCCTATTTGAGGGAACTCCGTTTGAATTCAACCGCATCATGTTGGTGCGGATGGTTGCAGTGGTTTTCATTTGTCTATTGTTTGGAATCGGCGCCAGTCGGGTAAAGCTTGTCCCTGGACGATTCCAAGGTGCCTTGGAAATGGCACTACAAGTAGTTAGAGTTAACGTAGCTGAAGCAGTAATTGAATCCCCTGTATTAGCAAGACGCTATACACCAGCACTTACTGTGATTTTCTTCGGCATCCTAGCCTTGAATTTGACCGGTATTGTACCTCTATTGCATATTGCAGGTTCATCAGTAGTAGGTGTCCCAATCGTATTTGCGGTTTTCGCTTACGTTTTATTCGTTGGGGCAGGCATTCGAGCACAAGGCTTTGGGCACTTTTTTAAGAATCAGTTATTCCCACCAGGTGTTCCTTGGCCAATTTATTTCTTGCTCACTCCAGTAGAAGCTTTTTCTACTTTCGTAGTCCGTCCAGCGACTCTGGTGATTCGTTTGTTGGCCAATATGATTGCTGGTCACATTCTTCTCGCTTTGACTTTCTTCGGGACTCATTACTTGTTGTTCTATGCCAGCGGGCTGCTAAAGGGTGTATCGGTACTTACCTTTGGCGCTTCGATTCTGGTTGTCTTACTCGAAATCTTGGTAGCTGTAGTACAGGCATTCGTGTTCTCTCTACTCACAGCTGTCTACATCCAACTTTCGGTCAGTGAACACTGA
- the atpE gene encoding ATP synthase F0 subunit C — MTGNIATIGYGLATLGPAIGIGLLVAKTQESVARQPEVKNTLFINMILAIAFVEALGLMGLVAGLMFK; from the coding sequence ATGACAGGTAACATCGCAACTATTGGCTACGGCCTTGCGACTCTCGGCCCTGCAATCGGCATTGGACTTTTGGTCGCCAAGACTCAGGAATCTGTTGCTCGTCAGCCGGAAGTAAAGAACACCCTATTCATCAACATGATTTTGGCTATCGCCTTCGTTGAAGCTCTAGGCTTGATGGGTCTTGTTGCTGGTTTGATGTTCAAATGA
- a CDS encoding F0F1 ATP synthase subunit B: MILRTLVIPAAADHNPMLPHLYDLVWGTIAFALVAAVFLLYVLPRFNKVLDERTETIEAGIENAKAAEVALSRAKHDADQERQKALDEAAKIREEATEQARRIVAQAKNDASLEAARLYENAKAQISAERQSAQVALRQDVGSLATELAEKLIGEHLSDQALTDRVIDRFMNDLENEMAKQEA; this comes from the coding sequence ATGATTCTTCGAACATTGGTTATTCCCGCTGCTGCGGATCATAACCCGATGTTGCCGCACCTTTATGACTTGGTGTGGGGAACAATCGCGTTTGCTCTTGTAGCGGCCGTGTTTCTGCTTTATGTTCTACCTCGTTTTAACAAGGTTCTAGACGAACGCACAGAAACAATCGAAGCTGGGATTGAAAACGCTAAGGCAGCAGAAGTAGCCTTGTCTCGGGCAAAGCACGACGCAGACCAAGAACGTCAAAAAGCCCTTGATGAGGCAGCGAAGATTCGTGAAGAGGCTACCGAGCAGGCACGACGCATTGTCGCTCAGGCAAAGAACGATGCTAGCCTTGAAGCAGCACGTCTCTATGAAAATGCTAAAGCTCAGATCTCCGCGGAACGGCAAAGTGCTCAAGTTGCTCTACGCCAAGACGTTGGATCACTTGCTACCGAACTTGCCGAAAAACTTATCGGTGAACACCTCTCGGATCAAGCCTTGACCGATCGAGTAATCGATCGTTTCATGAATGATCTTGAAAATGAGATGGCTAAGCAGGAGGCATAA
- the atpH gene encoding ATP synthase F1 subunit delta, producing the protein MRTVSKRSYEEVSEVLTQLLIDNADEGERISQQLFEFADAVVQSPSLSRALLDQSRDAADKDALLDRLVSKDQNPILFAILSAATQRRWAQGEDFVSAVNHLGYLAVVKQARAQGKLEYMQNELGALRNLLRQNRQFRMLLTGIELDSRVPLEQLVDKLLSNQLSEQTLRLFNRLLAVPLSPSLLADVDQLASLMAHERGARLVRVASATPLSDLQKQRLAVALNKKYGNVTLNVSVDPSLIGGLRIRVGNDSIDGTIKAELSDVRQRMGV; encoded by the coding sequence ATGAGGACAGTCAGCAAGCGTAGCTACGAGGAAGTGTCGGAAGTACTAACCCAGCTACTGATTGATAATGCCGATGAAGGTGAACGAATTAGTCAACAGCTATTTGAATTTGCTGATGCCGTCGTACAGTCACCTTCTTTAAGTCGTGCTTTACTCGACCAGTCTCGTGACGCAGCTGACAAAGACGCATTGCTCGATCGATTGGTATCTAAAGATCAGAATCCGATCTTGTTTGCCATTCTTTCAGCAGCTACCCAACGTCGATGGGCTCAGGGTGAAGATTTTGTCTCGGCTGTTAATCACTTAGGTTATTTGGCTGTCGTCAAACAAGCTCGAGCTCAGGGAAAGCTTGAATATATGCAAAATGAGCTGGGGGCTTTGCGTAATCTGTTACGGCAAAATCGTCAGTTCCGGATGCTCTTAACGGGTATTGAGCTAGATTCAAGGGTTCCTCTAGAGCAATTGGTTGATAAGTTGCTTTCGAATCAACTTAGCGAGCAAACTCTTCGACTTTTTAACAGGCTGCTTGCAGTGCCCTTATCCCCGTCCTTACTTGCAGACGTGGACCAACTTGCCTCACTCATGGCTCATGAGCGTGGTGCCCGCTTGGTTCGAGTTGCTTCAGCAACACCGCTAAGCGATCTTCAAAAGCAGCGTCTAGCAGTTGCTCTAAATAAGAAATACGGAAACGTTACCCTTAACGTCTCGGTAGACCCATCATTAATCGGTGGTTTGCGAATCCGAGTAGGAAACGATTCCATCGATGGAACAATTAAGGCAGAACTCTCCGACGTGCGTCAGCGTATGGGTGTTTGA